Proteins from a genomic interval of Triplophysa dalaica isolate WHDGS20190420 chromosome 13, ASM1584641v1, whole genome shotgun sequence:
- the cited2 gene encoding cbp/p300-interacting transactivator 2 — protein MVDRMMAMNHGRFPDAVNGLQHQHASARRMGMGQFSNALQQQPHQQQQYVMMGDHMHYAGGNVNTNHAIRHSGNNINGGIPNGNLPARFNSQFVGAAASNQAQQLAASMQLQKLNTPYYAHHTHPSHHHHYMHELHPAGHQLNGTGQQYRDGNVKQNAGVPLPGHHMPAAILPPNVIDTDFIDEEVLMSLVIEMGLDRIKELPELWLGQNEFDFMTDFVCKQQPSRVSC, from the coding sequence atggTAGACCGCATGATGGCAATGAACCATGGACGCTTCCCAGATGCTGTTAATGGTCTCCAGCATCAGCACGCGTCCGCGCGCAGGATGGGAATGGGACAGTTTTCCAACGCGCTTCAACAGCAACCACATCAGCAACAGCAGTACGTCATGATGGGAGATCACATGCATTACGCGGGAGGGAATGTAAACACGAACCACGCGATCCGACATTCCGGGAATAATATAAACGGAGGGATCCCCAATGGCAACTTGCCTGCCCGCTTTAACTCCCAGTTTGTTGGAGCCGCTGCAAGCAACCAAGCGCAGCAGCTGGCTGCGAGCATGCAGCTGCAAAAGCTAAACACACCTTACTACGCTCACCACACGCATCCTTCCCATCATCACCATTACATGCATGAACTGCACCCAGCCGGTCACCAGTTAAACGGGACAGGACAACAGTACAGAGACGGTAACGTTAAGCAGAACGCTGGCGTGCCTCTGCCTGGCCACCACATGCCTGCAGCAATACTGCCCCCCAACGTTATCGACACGGATTTTATTGACGAGGAGGTCTTGATGTCACTGGTGATAGAAATGGGCTTGGACAGAATAAAGGAACTGCCAGAGCTGTGGCTGGGACAGAACGAATTTGATTTTATGACAGACTTTGTTTGTAAGCAACAGCCCAGCCGAGTGAGTTGTTAA